The Alphaproteobacteria bacterium LSUCC0719 genome includes the window CGGCGCGGCATTCCTGGCCGAACAGGCAGTCGCCGCCACCTGGGGTAGCGAAGTTAACTTCGTTGTGATGACGATTCTTCGGGAAAAATGGCCGGTTGGGTCAAAATCGAAATACCGGCTGATTGCCGACCGGGTGGGGGCGTCTCACACCTATCTTGCCAACATCTGTGCCGCGGCGAAACTGGATGATTTGCACGACGATGCCGCGCTGAAACAGTCGGAAACGGCGCAATTGATGATGGCGCTTCCCAATTACCGCCAGAACCGAAAGCGCTATGCCAACAGCAGCGCCGTGCAGACTCTGATCCGCCAGGGGCTGTAGGGGTACACTACTCGGCAAGTTGTGGCAGATCCCTGAAATGCGCCAGCGCCTCGGCATTTGCCAGCGCCTCGGTATTCTTGACCTGTCGACCATGAATGATGTCGCGGACCGCCAGCTCCGTGATCTTGCCTGATCGCGTGCGTGGAATGTCAGGTACGGCGATGATATGACCGGGCACATGGCGGGGTGTTGCGCCGCTGCGAATACGGGCCTTGATGGCGGCGGCAAGGTCGTCATCCAGAGTCGTGCCGTCGGCCATGCGCACAAACAGGATCACACGAACGTCATTCTGCCAGCTTTGCCCGACAACAAGCGCCTCCTCGATTTCGTCAAAGGCCTCGACCTGGCGATAGATTTCGGCAGTGCCGATGCGAACACCTCCCGGATTGAGAGTGGCGTCCGAGCGCCCATGAATGATCAAGCCGCCCCGTGCGGTCAGGGTTGCCCAGTCACCATGCCGCCAGACCCCCTCGAAATGCTCGAAATAGGCGGCTCTGTATTTGGCGCCGTCGGGATCGTTCCAGAACTGCACCGGCATCGACGGAAAGGGCTTCATGCAGCACAGCTCACCCTGCTGTCCTGTCACAGGTCTGCCATCGTCATCCAGAACCTCGACAGCCATGCCAAGGCCGCGTGTCTGGATTTCGCCGGCAAAGACGGGCTGTGTCGGGGTGCCGAGTACAAAGCAGGAAATCAGGTCGGTGCCGCCGGAAATCGACGCAAGCTGCAGATCGGGACTGACCTCTTCATAGATAAAGGAAAAGGCGTCAGCAGACAGCGGTGATCCTGTCGACATCATCACCCGCAGTCGCGACAGATCGAGAGCCCGGCCCGGCGCAAACCCGGCATTCCGCACGGCATCGACATATTTCGCCGAAACGCCGAAATGCGTCAGCCCTTCCGCTTCCGCCATTTCCCATAGCCGTTCCGGTCCGGGATGGAAGGGATTGCCCTCATAGGTGACCACCGGCGCGCCCACCATCAGTCCCGACACCATCCAGTTCCACATCATCCAGCCACAGGTGGTGAAGAAGAACAGCCTGTCATCCGGCGTCAGATTGCTGTGAAGACGAAGTTCCTTTGCATGTTGCAACGTCACTCCGCCAACGCCGTGAACAATACATTTCGGTGCCCCGGTGGTGCCGCTTGAATAGAGTATGTAGAGCGGGTCATTGAACCCGACACGGACAAAGGATGACAGGGGCGCATGGTCCTCGGCCTCGGCGAACAGGCGGGCCGATGGCAGACCGGAAAGATCGGGATGGTCATCAAGAAACGGAATGATCAGACACTGTTCAAGCGAGGGCATGGATGCCGCCAGATCGCGCACCAGATCAAGCCGGTCAAATCTCTTGCCGGCATAGTGATAGCCATCACAGGCAATCAGAAGTTTGGGTTCAATCTGGCCAAACCTGTCGCTGGCCCCGCCGACCCCGAAATCAGGCGAACAGCTGGAAAAAATGCCGCCAAGTGCCGCCGTTGCCAGCATCGCGATTACCGCTTCGGGAATATTCGGAATATAGGCGGCCACCCTGTCGCCTTTTGTGATGCCATGCGCCTGCATCCATCCGGCAAGGCGCATGACACGGTCCTTCAACTGCCGGCGTGTCAGGCTGACATGTCTGCCATCTTCGTAATGTGCCGACAGCGCCAGCCTGCCATCGGCGTTGGCAAGCATGTTTTCGGCATAGTTCAGTGATGCGTCGGGAAAGAACCTTGCACCCGGCATCGCATGTTCATGCTCGATCAGCCGCTGGCCCTTGTCGCCGACAACGCCGTGCCAGTCCCAGAACAGATCCCAGAAAGCAACATTCCGGTCGGCTGACCAGCGCCACAGTTTCTGGAAATCGCCCTGCCAGTCCATGCCAGTGCGCGCGGCCACAAAGCTGGCAAAATCCGCAACCTGGCTTGTGGTGCTGGCGTCCGGCGCGGGCGACCACAACAAGTTTCCGGCAGGTGAGGAGGCTGATTCGGTCATACAGAGCGCCTTTGTCGAGAACACACAGAACAGGTCAGAATGCACCATATCCGTGATATCAAGCCCATACAACAGGGCGCACAGT containing:
- a CDS encoding acetoacetate--CoA ligase, yielding MTESASSPAGNLLWSPAPDASTTSQVADFASFVAARTGMDWQGDFQKLWRWSADRNVAFWDLFWDWHGVVGDKGQRLIEHEHAMPGARFFPDASLNYAENMLANADGRLALSAHYEDGRHVSLTRRQLKDRVMRLAGWMQAHGITKGDRVAAYIPNIPEAVIAMLATAALGGIFSSCSPDFGVGGASDRFGQIEPKLLIACDGYHYAGKRFDRLDLVRDLAASMPSLEQCLIIPFLDDHPDLSGLPSARLFAEAEDHAPLSSFVRVGFNDPLYILYSSGTTGAPKCIVHGVGGVTLQHAKELRLHSNLTPDDRLFFFTTCGWMMWNWMVSGLMVGAPVVTYEGNPFHPGPERLWEMAEAEGLTHFGVSAKYVDAVRNAGFAPGRALDLSRLRVMMSTGSPLSADAFSFIYEEVSPDLQLASISGGTDLISCFVLGTPTQPVFAGEIQTRGLGMAVEVLDDDGRPVTGQQGELCCMKPFPSMPVQFWNDPDGAKYRAAYFEHFEGVWRHGDWATLTARGGLIIHGRSDATLNPGGVRIGTAEIYRQVEAFDEIEEALVVGQSWQNDVRVILFVRMADGTTLDDDLAAAIKARIRSGATPRHVPGHIIAVPDIPRTRSGKITELAVRDIIHGRQVKNTEALANAEALAHFRDLPQLAE